GTGAATATCGAGTTCTTGCTGGGGCTGGGCATCGCCCAATTGATGGCGAATGCCGTCCGCGCCCAGGGTTTTCTGCGCACGATCATGATGATGCCGATGATGTTCGCGCCCATCCTGGTCGGCTTTCAGTTCAAGTGGTTCTTCAATGCCCAGATTGGGTTAGTGAACAACATCCTTTACACACTCACTGGCGGGCCGCATTTCATTGCCTGGCTGATCGACAAACCGTTAGGCTTCATCAGCCTCCTGATCGCCGAAATCTGGCTGGGCACGCCTTTCATGGTCATCATCCTCGAGGCGGGCATCCTCTCGCTGCCGAGCGAACCCTTCGAGGCGGCTGAGGTCGATGGCGCTTCCAGCTGGCAGCGATTCCGCATGCTGACCTTCCCCATGCTGGGGCCGTTCATCTACACAGCCATGGCCATTCGCTCGCTCGACCTGGCCCGCGCCTACGATGTCGTGCAGATCATGACCGGCGGCGGCCCGGCCAATCGCACGGAATTGATCTGGACTTATGTCAACCGCCTGGCCTTCGGCGAGCACGAATTCGCCCTGGCCACGGCCATGTCCTATATCACCGTGCTCCTGAGCTTCGCCTTCACCTGGTATCTTTTTCGCAACCTACTCAAGAGTCGTTGGGGAGGAGGGAGAGACTGATGGCTACCATCATCGCCACCAAAGCGCCTTCGCACCGCCGCCGCGTCCGTCGCGGCGCCGCCCTCAGCAACACCGCGCTGTGGGTGATCGTCTTCCTTTGGTTTCTACCGGCGCTGTGGATCATCCTCACTTCGATCCGTATTCGCAAAGAGATCGATGCCTATCCGCCGGTCTGGATTCCCTCCGGCTTCACCCTCGACTCGTACAAAATTTTGTTCGGCATGCCCACACCTGAAGGAGCGTTCGGCTTGGGCGGCTCCATCCCAGTATTGGAGTACGGCCGCAACTCGATCATCATCGCGCTTGTCAGCACGGCGATTGCCATCGTCTTGGGCACGTTGGCCGGCTATGCCTTCTCGCGCTTCAAATTCCGAGGACGAAACAACATCTTCCTGGGTCTGATGTTGGGTAGGGCCATCCCTGGCATCGCTCTCAGCCTGCCGCTTTTCGTCTTGTTCGCCCGCGCCGGGTTGTCCGACACCATCCCCGGCATGATCCTGATCTACGTCGCTCTCAACATCCCCTTCACCGCCTGGTTGATGGACGGCTTCTTCCGTTCCATCCCCGAAGAGTTGGACGACGCCGCCCGCATCGATGGCTGCTCGCATTGGGGCGCGTTTTACCGCGTGGCCTTGCCGCTGGCCCTGCCCGGCGCCGCCGCCACCGCCATCTTTGCCTTCCTCACTTGTTGGAACGAATTCGCCCTGGCCTCGATCATCACCCGCACCCCCGCCAGCCGCACCTTCCCCCCGGCCCTGTTCGAGTTC
This genomic interval from Caldilineales bacterium contains the following:
- a CDS encoding sugar ABC transporter permease, with translation MTQKSIPRKRTRGFSLAEARLPWLLIFPGIVIMVFVIGFPMLYSLYLSFTDFSLTSKTHHFVGFQNYIQLLLHDPLFWAAFGRTVLFMTLAVNIEFLLGLGIAQLMANAVRAQGFLRTIMMMPMMFAPILVGFQFKWFFNAQIGLVNNILYTLTGGPHFIAWLIDKPLGFISLLIAEIWLGTPFMVIILEAGILSLPSEPFEAAEVDGASSWQRFRMLTFPMLGPFIYTAMAIRSLDLARAYDVVQIMTGGGPANRTELIWTYVNRLAFGEHEFALATAMSYITVLLSFAFTWYLFRNLLKSRWGGGRD
- a CDS encoding carbohydrate ABC transporter permease, translating into MATIIATKAPSHRRRVRRGAALSNTALWVIVFLWFLPALWIILTSIRIRKEIDAYPPVWIPSGFTLDSYKILFGMPTPEGAFGLGGSIPVLEYGRNSIIIALVSTAIAIVLGTLAGYAFSRFKFRGRNNIFLGLMLGRAIPGIALSLPLFVLFARAGLSDTIPGMILIYVALNIPFTAWLMDGFFRSIPEELDDAARIDGCSHWGAFYRVALPLALPGAAATAIFAFLTCWNEFALASIITRTPASRTFPPALFEFTGQFVSDWRGMTAMAVLMLIPAVIFVAVTQRQLMEGLTSGAMKG